The DNA segment GAGAGCGTGCTGCAAAACGGCAGCAGCTACACGTTTTGGGGCAAAGGCGTGAGCCAAGGCCACTCCGACGCCATCCGCAGGATCGAGGGCGTTGTGGATGCGCGCCAATACACCGTGCCGATAGAAAGTGAATTGGAGCGAGTCCGCGCAGGCGAAAACCCGAAACTTAGCACGCGCGAAAAACACCTGCGCGAGTGCTACGTCGTGGCCGAGGACGGCGCCAATAAAGCGCGCATAGAAAAAGAGATAAAAACGATGCCCAATTACTTCGCCGACTACGACACGAGCGTGCATTTCGTAAGTCTTGCGACGCTTAAAAAAGAGCACGGCGGCATCCCTCACGGAGGATTCGTCCTGCGAAGCGGAGCGACGGGCGAGCGCGGAGAAAATAAGCATCTAATCGAGTTTTCGCTAAAGCTTGATTCAAATCCCGAATTTACCGCAAGCGTGCTAGTGGCCTACGCCCGCGCGGCGTATCGTTTGGCGCAAAGGGGCGAGCGCGGCGCATTTAGCGTGTTTGACATCGCTCCGGCGCTTCTTTCGCCAAAGAGCGCAGATGAGCTAAGGCGCGAAATTTTATAAATTTACGCGTTTTAAAAAACAAGGAAAATTAGTGATAAAAATAGAAAATTTAAAGAAATTTTACGGAGCGACGCAGATCATAGACGACGTCAGCCTAACCGTAGAAAAAGGCGAAATTTTCGCCATCGTAGGCCACAGCGGCGCGGGTAAAAGCACGCTGCTGCGCTGCATAAACGGCCTAGAGGACTATCAAAGCGGTAGCCTAAAGGTATTTGACAAAGAAATCTCGGCGCTAAAAGACAAAGAGCTAAGAGAGCTTAGGCGAGATGTGGGGATGATATTTCAGCACTTCGCGCTGATGGCGAGAAAAACGGCTTTTGAAAATGTCGCGACTCCGCTTAAATTTTGGGGTTACTCAGACGGCGAAATCAAAAAAAGAGTGAGCGAATTACTGGAACTCGTAGGCCTTGCGAACAAAGCCGCAAGCTACCCAGGCGAGCTAAGCGGCGGACAAAAGCAGCGCGTCGCCATCGCCCGTGCCCTTGCGCTAAGTCCAAAAATTTTACTCTCCGACGAGGCGACCTCGGCGCTTGATCCAAATACGACAAATTCGATACTCGAGCTTTTAAAACAGATCAATCAAACGCTAAATATCAGCGTCGTTTTGGTCACG comes from the Campylobacter rectus genome and includes:
- a CDS encoding methionine ABC transporter ATP-binding protein, with product MIKIENLKKFYGATQIIDDVSLTVEKGEIFAIVGHSGAGKSTLLRCINGLEDYQSGSLKVFDKEISALKDKELRELRRDVGMIFQHFALMARKTAFENVATPLKFWGYSDGEIKKRVSELLELVGLANKAASYPGELSGGQKQRVAIARALALSPKILLSDEATSALDPNTTNSILELLKQINQTLNISVVLVTHEMEVVKSIARRAVLLESGKIIGSGTIEELFLKPDEKMKEFLGVNEILPSEGVNIRLFFPKEVAQNSVITHMARTLNIDFNIVWGKLEKLNENVLGSLVINIDPKDEARVTEYIKQSGVLWEVA
- a CDS encoding diaminopimelate dehydrogenase; this translates as MSEKIKIAVLGYGNLGRGVELAARNSKDLELSAVFSRRNPSEVKTCGAPVFSADEILSHKGKFDVLVLCGGSATDLPTQTPEFALNFNVVDSFDTHAKIPEHFAAVDAAAKKGGNVGIIAVGWDPGLFSLNRLFGESVLQNGSSYTFWGKGVSQGHSDAIRRIEGVVDARQYTVPIESELERVRAGENPKLSTREKHLRECYVVAEDGANKARIEKEIKTMPNYFADYDTSVHFVSLATLKKEHGGIPHGGFVLRSGATGERGENKHLIEFSLKLDSNPEFTASVLVAYARAAYRLAQRGERGAFSVFDIAPALLSPKSADELRREIL